In Arthrobacter citreus, a single genomic region encodes these proteins:
- a CDS encoding DUF4430 domain-containing protein, whose amino-acid sequence MKRILGLLLAVLLVFSITIPTKSVSVHADSPIGYVTMSVEANTLGAGLIRQPVKVPFYEGESYAKVLDRFLSGTSNYDSYGSFNSGFYLSKVKLENGNISVNVPTVIKDAMNLSNEEIIANGAQKTGYLGEFDYYNMSGWMYAVNNEFPNVGASDKFPKDGDVCRWQFTLYGYGSDLGQDNSSFGGDKALYTPSNKDSLLKKVAEVNSAPNKDALLAKASIRTAYDQANTTLSNLTVDQSTVNTALTTLNDALNNVDISTQLNDSLGYILTKVPNPSFGTGSGEWSVLSLARGNYNVPDQYFVNYYNRIVDTVKSANGVLSTSKNTEYARLILALSALGKDSTDVGGYNLLTPLADYDKTVSQGINGGIFALIAFDSNNYQIPTIADSTKQATREKYVNYILSKEVKKGTDQAGGFALFGTTPDPDITSMALQALAPYQSIPEVNAAINRAVKAISTIQKADGGFTAFGSTSSESISQVIVALTAVGVNPATDSRFVKVDGNLVTALLKFYVNGGGFKHVLTGNVDGMATDQATYALVSYDRFLKGENSLYNMTDAPVTLVTNQINALPTKITISNELEIAKARTAYEGLTAAQQGLLPSAVLVKLVAAESEITSLKEEAVLVDSVINKINELPASITLSDETAVVSAREAYDGLTQAQKEKVSETVLNKLVSAESEISSLKDAASLIDSVIVKINALPTTISLEDEAAVVSAREAYDGLTQAQKEKVMETVLGKLVAAESEIKSLKNEASLIDSVVNKINALPTTITLSDEAAIASAREAYNGLTLVQKGKVSTTVLNKLVAAENKIIVLKDQIKADAVKNKINGLPSQIKLANESAVIAARKEYNALTTAQKNLVTSTVLNKLVLAEKTIVNLKNAAKATKDKIAALPTTSQVRLTSESAIKSARAAYNSLDSSQKSLVGSITRLTSAESRLAVIKADKTLPTIKGISNNAYYRTKKTIQISDNIGLLNVKLTFNGKSYTYYSGKVFAASGKYNIIATDLKGNKRSIVFYIDNKAPLKPAVKSIKSSTTKVTGKAESNSTVYIYRGSKRIGSAKVSSSGTYSVKISKQKKRTKLTVYVVDRAGNKGAKTTVTVK is encoded by the coding sequence ATGAAAAGAATATTAGGATTATTATTAGCAGTTTTATTAGTTTTTTCAATTACAATTCCAACGAAATCTGTATCGGTTCATGCAGATAGTCCAATTGGCTATGTGACGATGTCAGTTGAGGCAAATACTTTGGGTGCGGGATTAATTCGTCAACCAGTTAAAGTTCCTTTTTATGAAGGGGAAAGTTATGCAAAGGTTCTTGACCGATTTTTAAGCGGGACAAGTAATTATGATAGTTACGGATCGTTTAATTCAGGATTCTATTTGTCAAAGGTAAAACTTGAAAATGGAAATATTTCTGTAAATGTTCCGACAGTCATAAAAGATGCAATGAATTTAAGTAATGAAGAAATTATTGCTAACGGAGCTCAAAAAACGGGCTATTTAGGGGAATTTGACTACTATAATATGTCCGGTTGGATGTATGCAGTTAATAATGAGTTTCCAAATGTTGGAGCATCTGATAAATTCCCGAAAGATGGGGATGTTTGTAGATGGCAATTTACACTTTATGGATACGGCTCAGATTTAGGACAAGATAATTCAAGTTTTGGTGGGGATAAAGCACTTTATACACCATCAAATAAAGATTCTTTATTAAAAAAAGTAGCTGAAGTAAATTCAGCACCTAACAAAGATGCGTTATTAGCGAAGGCATCTATTCGAACTGCATATGATCAAGCAAATACAACACTTAGTAATTTAACGGTTGATCAATCTACTGTTAATACTGCACTGACTACTTTAAATGATGCTTTAAACAATGTTGATATAAGCACGCAATTAAATGATTCACTAGGCTATATATTGACTAAAGTTCCTAATCCAAGTTTTGGTACGGGTTCAGGTGAATGGTCAGTATTGTCATTAGCAAGAGGTAACTATAATGTACCTGATCAATATTTTGTTAATTACTACAATCGTATTGTCGATACAGTGAAGTCAGCAAACGGCGTTTTATCTACATCAAAGAATACGGAATATGCGAGATTAATATTAGCTCTTAGTGCATTAGGAAAAGATTCTACTGATGTAGGTGGATACAACTTACTAACTCCACTTGCTGATTATGATAAAACAGTTAGTCAAGGGATTAACGGGGGCATTTTTGCCTTAATAGCATTCGATTCAAATAATTATCAAATACCAACTATTGCAGATTCTACTAAACAAGCAACAAGGGAAAAATACGTTAATTATATATTAAGTAAAGAAGTTAAGAAGGGTACTGATCAAGCAGGAGGGTTTGCTTTATTTGGTACAACGCCTGATCCTGACATTACATCAATGGCATTACAGGCATTAGCTCCATATCAATCTATACCAGAGGTAAATGCAGCAATTAATCGAGCAGTAAAAGCGATCTCTACTATTCAAAAAGCAGATGGTGGATTTACTGCATTTGGTTCAACTTCTAGCGAAAGTATTTCACAAGTTATCGTAGCTTTAACAGCAGTAGGTGTAAATCCAGCAACAGACAGTCGATTTGTAAAAGTAGATGGAAATTTGGTGACTGCACTACTTAAATTCTATGTTAATGGCGGAGGGTTCAAGCATGTTCTAACGGGGAATGTAGATGGAATGGCTACAGATCAAGCGACATATGCCCTTGTATCGTATGACAGGTTTCTTAAGGGAGAAAATAGTCTATATAACATGACGGATGCCCCGGTAACCTTAGTTACAAATCAAATTAATGCATTACCTACAAAAATTACAATTTCAAATGAATTAGAGATTGCTAAAGCAAGAACGGCTTATGAAGGTTTAACAGCAGCGCAACAAGGATTACTACCATCAGCGGTATTAGTAAAATTAGTTGCAGCAGAATCAGAAATTACTAGTTTAAAAGAAGAAGCAGTACTAGTTGATTCAGTAATTAATAAAATCAATGAATTACCAGCATCAATTACTTTATCAGATGAAACAGCAGTAGTGTCAGCTCGTGAAGCATATGATGGGTTAACGCAAGCTCAAAAAGAAAAAGTATCAGAAACTGTATTAAATAAATTAGTTTCGGCGGAATCAGAAATTAGTAGTTTAAAAGACGCAGCTTCATTAATAGACTCAGTTATAGTCAAAATAAACGCCCTACCGACAACTATTTCTTTAGAAGATGAAGCAGCGGTAGTGTCAGCTCGTGAAGCATATGATGGGTTAACGCAAGCTCAAAAAGAAAAAGTGATGGAAACTGTCTTAGGAAAATTAGTTGCAGCAGAATCAGAAATTAAAAGTTTAAAAAACGAAGCTTCATTAATAGATTCAGTTGTTAACAAAATAAATGCTTTACCGACAACTATTACGCTATCGGATGAAGCGGCAATTGCATCAGCTCGTGAGGCTTACAATGGGCTAACTCTAGTTCAAAAAGGAAAAGTGTCTACAACTGTATTAAATAAATTAGTAGCAGCAGAAAATAAAATAATCGTCTTAAAAGATCAAATAAAAGCAGATGCAGTTAAAAATAAAATCAATGGATTACCTTCACAAATCAAGTTAGCTAATGAATCTGCAGTAATTGCAGCTAGAAAAGAGTATAACGCTTTAACAACTGCTCAAAAGAATTTAGTTACATCTACTGTACTAAATAAGCTTGTATTAGCTGAAAAAACAATTGTGAATTTAAAAAATGCCGCAAAAGCTACGAAAGATAAAATCGCTGCATTACCAACTACATCACAAGTTAGATTAACTAGTGAATCGGCAATTAAGTCAGCACGAGCAGCTTATAATTCTTTAGATTCAAGTCAAAAATCGCTAGTAGGCAGTATTACTAGACTTACTTCAGCTGAGTCTAGGCTAGCAGTAATAAAAGCAGATAAAACATTACCAACTATAAAAGGAATTTCAAATAATGCCTATTATAGAACGAAAAAAACAATTCAAATCAGTGATAATATTGGGCTGTTAAATGTAAAACTTACGTTTAATGGTAAGTCATACACTTATTATTCAGGAAAAGTTTTTGCAGCATCTGGTAAGTACAATATTATTGCAACTGATTTAAAAGGGAACAAACGAAGCATCGTCTTCTATATTGATAACAAAGCACCTCTTAAACCAGCAGTAAAAAGTATAAAGAGCTCTACAACAAAAGTTACTGGTAAAGCAGAGTCAAATAGTACGGTTTATATTTATCGTGGCTCAAAAAGAATTGGTTCCGCAAAAGTATCATCGAGTGGAACTTACTCAGTTAAAATATCAAAACAGAAAAAAAGAACAAAACTAACGGTATATGTAGTAGATCGAGCGGGGAATAAGGGCGCAAAAACTACAGTAACTGTTAAATAA
- a CDS encoding aromatic ring-hydroxylating dioxygenase subunit alpha, translating to MTFNKVQNGTTEIFERTLTYDLYTDPKVLMEEQEKIFSKTWQLVGHVSQLENIGDFFTAEVAGEPIIVTRDKDGVIRAFYNVCPHRATKLEKNESGNKKILQCAYHGWTFHLDGKLNKAPNFKGEDLACVSNACLRSVRMEIAESFIFVNLDDHATSLIETYGDFFEKLSKFSFLSELKRTSSKSRVIKANWKAFIDNYLECDHCHIAHPSFVATLDMKDYQIITCQNYSVQGSVVKANKKMGSLDFNEVEMQGGTFYWLWPNLMMTIYPGPGNIATIQMVPVDHETTLGIYTYYFRDENLTQEEKDLVEFAEIVRNEDVELVELEQVGFRSRAFNKGYYSSSEQAIVQFHETVLKALEA from the coding sequence ATGACTTTTAACAAGGTACAAAATGGAACGACTGAAATTTTTGAGAGAACTTTGACTTATGATTTATACACTGATCCGAAGGTTTTGATGGAAGAGCAAGAGAAAATTTTTTCAAAGACTTGGCAGTTAGTTGGGCATGTTAGCCAATTAGAAAATATAGGGGATTTTTTTACAGCTGAAGTAGCTGGTGAACCGATTATTGTAACACGTGATAAGGACGGGGTTATTCGAGCATTTTATAATGTTTGTCCGCATCGAGCAACTAAGCTAGAGAAAAATGAAAGTGGAAATAAGAAAATTTTACAATGTGCTTACCACGGATGGACGTTTCATTTAGATGGTAAGTTAAATAAAGCACCTAACTTTAAAGGTGAGGATTTGGCTTGTGTATCAAATGCTTGTTTACGATCTGTGAGGATGGAAATTGCTGAATCATTCATTTTTGTTAATTTAGATGATCATGCTACGTCATTAATCGAGACGTATGGAGATTTTTTTGAAAAGCTAAGTAAGTTCTCATTTTTAAGTGAGTTAAAAAGAACGAGCAGTAAATCTAGAGTTATTAAAGCAAACTGGAAAGCATTTATTGATAATTATTTAGAATGTGATCATTGCCATATAGCACATCCTAGCTTTGTGGCTACTTTAGATATGAAAGACTATCAAATTATTACATGTCAGAATTATTCTGTTCAAGGTTCTGTTGTGAAAGCAAATAAGAAAATGGGTTCATTAGATTTTAATGAAGTAGAAATGCAAGGTGGTACATTCTATTGGTTATGGCCGAATTTAATGATGACTATTTATCCAGGACCAGGAAACATTGCTACGATCCAAATGGTCCCGGTCGATCATGAGACAACACTTGGAATTTACACTTACTACTTTAGAGATGAAAACTTAACACAGGAAGAAAAAGACTTAGTTGAATTTGCTGAAATAGTACGAAATGAAGATGTTGAGTTAGTTGAATTAGAGCAAGTTGGATTCCGCTCACGAGCATTTAATAAAGGCTATTATTCTTCTTCAGAGCAAGCAATTGTACAGTTCCATGAGACTGTCTTAAAAGCACTGGAGGCGTAA
- a CDS encoding tartrate dehydrogenase: MKKHKIAVIPGDGIGPEVINEGMKVLNKIASLDASFTLEFTSFPWGCEYYTQFGKMMDDDGIDRLKEFEAIYLGAVGFPGVPDHISLWDLLLKIRKSFDQYVNIRPVTLLKGAPCPLNNIETDDINMLFIRENTEGEYAGAGDWLYKGKEHEVVIQNSVFSRKGTERIIRYAFEVALKQGKTVTSISKANALNYSMVFWDQVFEEVSKEYPSVKTYSYLVDAAAMLMIKDPKRFEVVVTSNLFGDILTDLGAAIAGGLGLAAGANINPEREYPSMFEPIHGSAPDISGRQISNPLAAIWSASQMLDYLGYEKYGKLILNAIEELLTENKYLTPDLGGASTTSEVGDRIVEIVASRMSVLHTQTN; the protein is encoded by the coding sequence ATGAAAAAACATAAAATAGCGGTTATTCCAGGGGACGGTATAGGTCCAGAAGTGATAAATGAAGGAATGAAAGTTTTAAATAAAATAGCAAGTCTCGATGCTTCTTTTACGTTAGAATTTACATCATTTCCTTGGGGATGTGAATACTACACTCAATTTGGAAAAATGATGGACGATGATGGAATTGACCGATTAAAGGAATTTGAAGCAATCTATTTAGGAGCGGTCGGATTTCCTGGTGTACCAGATCATATCTCATTATGGGATTTGTTATTAAAAATTCGTAAAAGCTTCGATCAATATGTGAATATACGACCTGTAACGCTATTAAAAGGGGCACCGTGTCCTCTTAACAATATAGAAACCGATGATATAAATATGTTATTTATCCGAGAGAATACGGAAGGTGAATATGCAGGAGCAGGTGATTGGCTGTATAAAGGAAAAGAACATGAAGTAGTTATACAAAATAGTGTCTTTTCTCGAAAAGGTACAGAGCGGATCATTCGCTATGCGTTTGAAGTAGCCCTAAAACAAGGGAAAACAGTAACAAGTATTAGTAAGGCAAATGCTTTAAATTACTCAATGGTATTTTGGGATCAAGTATTTGAAGAAGTGAGTAAAGAGTATCCTTCAGTAAAAACATACTCATATCTTGTTGATGCAGCTGCAATGCTTATGATCAAAGACCCGAAACGGTTTGAAGTAGTCGTGACCTCTAATTTATTTGGTGATATTTTAACTGACTTAGGTGCAGCCATCGCTGGAGGTTTGGGTCTTGCAGCTGGAGCAAACATCAATCCTGAGAGAGAATATCCGTCAATGTTTGAACCAATTCATGGCTCAGCACCAGACATATCAGGTAGACAGATTTCCAATCCGCTCGCTGCAATTTGGTCAGCAAGCCAAATGCTTGATTATCTCGGATATGAAAAGTATGGTAAGTTAATTCTTAATGCGATTGAAGAACTATTAACTGAAAACAAATATTTAACACCTGATTTAGGAGGGGCATCAACTACATCAGAGGTAGGGGATCGAATCGTTGAAATAGTTGCCTCAAGAATGAGTGTGTTACATACACAAACAAATTAA
- a CDS encoding DUF2584 family protein: MSMPFEFNFLIVTNEKAIRKENNTFSLELNGYHLFPIDTPINVTRKNDEKPFGIAVIRKIEWKSESTYMEYELKAIDTVN, translated from the coding sequence ATGAGTATGCCATTTGAATTTAATTTTTTAATTGTAACGAATGAAAAAGCGATCAGAAAAGAAAATAATACATTCTCTTTAGAACTTAATGGATACCACTTGTTTCCTATTGATACACCAATCAATGTGACCAGAAAGAATGATGAAAAGCCTTTTGGTATTGCTGTTATAAGGAAGATTGAATGGAAAAGTGAGAGTACATATATGGAATATGAATTAAAAGCAATTGATACGGTTAATTAA
- a CDS encoding aldehyde dehydrogenase family protein — protein MNKVSPMKEYLFINGEEVQTTEYSNLYSPFTREVISEIAVATKEQTEQAIEVAYQAKDEFARMPAFERAQILENVVLLLKENFNEAAEIITKETAKPIMFSRGEVTRTIETYKFAAEEAKRIHGETIPFDAASGGVGRVGYTVRNPIGVIGAITPFNFPMNLVAHKVGPAIASGNTVVLKPASQTPLSALFIAKLFKQAGLPDGILNVVTGPGRTVGDTIVEDERVNMVTFTGSTSVGINIRNKAKLKKTTLELGSNAAVIIDKNTNVDNVIDRCVMGAFSNQGQVCISLQRVFVHEEIYEEFTNKFVEVTKKLKLGNPFDDETYLSSLISPDELDRALDWIEEAKQSNANILTGGKAQGNILEPTIIADCTSSLKVSCQEVFAPIVTVTKVKSIQEAISHVNNSRYGLQAGIYTDSVSNALLASNELHVGAVIINDIPTFRVDNMPYGGVKESGTGREGIKFAVEEMTELKLIVWNQN, from the coding sequence ATGAACAAAGTAAGTCCAATGAAAGAATATTTATTTATTAATGGTGAAGAAGTACAAACAACTGAGTATTCAAATTTGTATTCTCCATTTACAAGAGAAGTTATTTCAGAGATTGCTGTTGCTACAAAAGAACAAACAGAACAGGCAATCGAAGTAGCATATCAGGCAAAAGATGAGTTTGCTAGAATGCCAGCATTTGAGAGGGCACAAATTCTTGAAAATGTCGTTTTGTTATTAAAAGAAAATTTTAATGAGGCTGCTGAAATCATTACAAAGGAAACTGCAAAACCAATAATGTTTTCAAGGGGAGAAGTAACAAGAACAATAGAAACATATAAATTTGCAGCGGAGGAAGCAAAACGAATTCATGGAGAAACAATTCCGTTCGACGCTGCCTCTGGTGGTGTAGGAAGAGTAGGCTATACAGTAAGAAATCCAATCGGTGTAATTGGAGCGATTACCCCATTTAATTTTCCTATGAATCTAGTAGCACATAAAGTAGGTCCAGCTATTGCGTCTGGAAATACGGTCGTTTTAAAACCGGCATCTCAAACGCCACTTTCGGCATTATTTATCGCTAAATTATTCAAGCAAGCTGGCTTACCGGACGGGATCTTAAATGTTGTGACAGGTCCGGGTCGTACAGTTGGGGATACGATTGTTGAAGATGAGCGAGTAAATATGGTTACATTTACTGGAAGTACGAGTGTGGGAATTAACATTAGAAATAAGGCGAAATTAAAGAAAACAACACTTGAGCTCGGATCAAATGCAGCTGTAATAATTGATAAAAATACGAATGTTGATAATGTTATTGATCGTTGTGTAATGGGGGCCTTTTCAAATCAAGGTCAAGTATGTATTTCCTTACAGAGAGTATTTGTTCATGAAGAGATTTATGAGGAATTTACGAACAAATTCGTAGAAGTAACGAAAAAACTAAAACTTGGTAATCCTTTTGACGATGAAACTTATCTTTCTTCATTAATTTCACCTGATGAACTAGATCGGGCGTTAGACTGGATTGAAGAAGCAAAACAGAGCAATGCAAATATCCTTACAGGTGGTAAAGCGCAAGGAAATATTTTGGAACCTACAATCATTGCGGATTGTACATCTAGCTTAAAAGTTTCATGTCAGGAAGTTTTCGCTCCAATTGTAACGGTTACCAAAGTGAAATCAATTCAAGAAGCGATCTCTCATGTAAACAATTCGCGCTATGGTTTACAGGCTGGAATCTATACGGATAGTGTGTCGAATGCATTACTTGCCTCAAATGAACTGCATGTAGGAGCGGTCATCATTAATGATATTCCAACTTTTCGAGTTGATAATATGCCATATGGTGGTGTAAAGGAAAGTGGAACGGGAAGAGAAGGAATAAAGTTTGCAGTAGAAGAAATGACTGAATTGAAGCTAATTGTTTGGAATCAAAACTAA
- a CDS encoding lysophospholipase, with protein MKIICLGDSLTEGLGIAKVNAWPAVLQNELSVEIINKGISGDTSTGMLSRFYHDVVLNNPSHVIICAGGNDLWWNVDLNYLLSNIYSMVKQAIHNNIQPIIAIHPPIHLENINHKEVWEPINGFETFVLKAKELAERIEQMVEINQFNLIDFRIPFQHHQQLKTEFFEGTDGVHPNELGHIALAKQAYQTIKEI; from the coding sequence ATGAAGATTATTTGTCTAGGTGATAGTCTTACAGAAGGTTTAGGGATAGCAAAAGTTAATGCATGGCCAGCTGTACTTCAAAACGAATTATCAGTCGAGATTATTAATAAAGGGATTTCAGGAGATACAAGCACTGGAATGCTGTCGCGATTCTACCATGATGTTGTATTAAATAATCCATCACATGTAATTATTTGCGCTGGAGGAAATGATCTATGGTGGAATGTTGATTTAAACTATTTACTGTCAAACATTTATTCAATGGTCAAACAAGCTATACACAACAATATTCAACCTATAATAGCAATCCATCCACCAATTCATTTAGAAAATATCAATCACAAAGAAGTATGGGAACCGATTAATGGCTTTGAAACATTTGTTTTAAAAGCAAAAGAGTTAGCCGAACGAATTGAGCAAATGGTTGAAATAAATCAATTTAATTTAATTGATTTTCGAATTCCGTTTCAACATCATCAACAATTGAAGACTGAGTTTTTCGAAGGAACTGACGGAGTACATCCAAATGAACTTGGTCATATTGCTTTAGCAAAACAGGCATATCAAACAATTAAAGAGATATAA
- a CDS encoding sodium:solute symporter, which produces MSILLIGITFLVALFLGIRARRGREMKLESWVVGDRNFGSIVMFVLMAGEMFTTFIFLGASGASYSMGGPVIYIFCAVTYIIPFWILPHIWRYAKKHNLLTQPDFFVKKYNSKSLGLLVAIVGVVSIIPYMVLQLNGIKIIVSEASYGAISPNLAVWIGVIVVTIFVYISGIHGSAFTAILKDILMLITILVLGIYLPVHFYGGVEPMFKTLDAAKPGFLLLPKSGYSISWYVSVCLIIALGQYMWPHVFGASLSSKDSKTLRKNAALIPLYQILMVFILFIGFTALLQMPHIQGGRTDLVLFSIAKATLPPWFIGVIGSAGLLAALVPSSLLLLTASTLLSKNIFKAIKPDTSEAKLAGLTRILVPIIALIALLFTFYGGKTMLSLLLMAYSFVLQLFPALIVTFLKRNPVTKTGAVAGILSGLITVAYVTIENTSFGTLFPHAPQFLKDLDPGFIAFTINIIFMFGVSGITYLVKVRPRVGQKAIKEQW; this is translated from the coding sequence ATGAGCATTCTATTAATTGGAATTACGTTTCTAGTAGCACTTTTTTTAGGAATACGTGCCCGAAGAGGAAGAGAAATGAAGTTGGAATCTTGGGTAGTTGGAGATCGTAATTTTGGTAGTATTGTCATGTTCGTTCTAATGGCTGGTGAAATGTTCACTACATTTATTTTCTTAGGAGCAAGTGGTGCATCTTATTCAATGGGCGGACCAGTAATCTATATTTTCTGTGCTGTTACTTATATTATTCCATTTTGGATCTTACCCCATATTTGGCGTTATGCGAAAAAACATAATTTATTAACACAGCCCGATTTCTTTGTTAAAAAATATAATAGTAAATCTTTAGGTCTACTTGTTGCAATCGTTGGGGTCGTTTCCATTATTCCATATATGGTTCTCCAATTAAATGGTATAAAAATTATTGTATCCGAAGCTTCATACGGTGCCATTTCACCGAATTTAGCAGTGTGGATTGGCGTTATTGTCGTGACAATCTTTGTATATATATCAGGAATACATGGTTCAGCATTTACGGCGATACTAAAAGATATTTTGATGCTCATAACGATTTTAGTTTTAGGAATTTATTTGCCAGTCCATTTTTATGGTGGCGTTGAACCGATGTTTAAAACATTAGATGCTGCTAAACCTGGATTTTTACTACTACCTAAGTCTGGTTATAGTATTTCTTGGTATGTATCAGTTTGCTTAATTATTGCGCTTGGTCAATACATGTGGCCCCATGTTTTTGGAGCGAGTTTATCATCAAAAGATTCAAAAACATTACGAAAAAATGCAGCACTGATTCCACTTTATCAAATTCTGATGGTATTCATCCTTTTTATCGGTTTTACTGCACTTTTACAAATGCCACATATTCAAGGAGGACGAACTGATCTAGTTTTATTTTCAATTGCTAAAGCAACACTCCCACCTTGGTTTATTGGTGTAATTGGTTCAGCAGGTTTACTAGCAGCATTAGTTCCAAGCTCATTGTTATTATTAACGGCTTCAACATTACTTTCAAAAAATATATTTAAAGCAATTAAACCAGATACAAGTGAAGCGAAGTTAGCTGGACTTACTAGAATCTTAGTGCCAATCATCGCTTTAATCGCTTTACTCTTTACGTTTTATGGTGGAAAAACAATGCTATCTCTATTATTAATGGCATATAGTTTCGTCTTACAATTATTCCCTGCCTTAATTGTAACGTTCTTAAAACGTAATCCGGTTACAAAAACTGGAGCAGTAGCGGGAATACTATCCGGATTAATTACAGTAGCATACGTAACGATTGAAAATACGAGTTTCGGTACATTATTCCCTCATGCACCTCAATTTTTAAAAGATTTAGATCCAGGGTTTATTGCATTTACGATTAATATCATCTTTATGTTTGGTGTGAGTGGAATTACATATTTAGTAAAAGTAAGACCACGAGTAGGTCAAAAAGCAATCAAGGAACAATGGTGA
- a CDS encoding DUF3311 domain-containing protein, with protein sequence MKLFAIFLTIFAFIGSLTIVNRVEPYILGLPFIVFWSASWLVITSICLFISNAILEKQEENQ encoded by the coding sequence ATGAAATTATTTGCCATTTTTTTAACTATTTTTGCTTTCATAGGGTCATTAACGATTGTAAATCGTGTGGAGCCATACATTTTAGGATTACCATTTATTGTATTTTGGTCTGCGAGTTGGTTAGTCATCACTTCTATCTGCCTATTTATTAGCAATGCGATATTAGAGAAACAGGAGGAAAATCAATGA
- a CDS encoding sigma 54-interacting transcriptional regulator, translating into MNSYSNLTDILEFDKEVLLNILNYSSDEIYILNRNLEIIYVNKMCEQHYGLRQNEIIGKHNDIFLEKGYWTPSIIPIVLEKNNTVTINQTTHTGKELVTTAIPIFNPISKNLDFIFITSREKNYISIIHNSTHELSSSEHLHSNGFITCDDAMTNIIDFSKKIAPVDTNILIQGESGTGKGVLAKYIHDLSNRKNGPFLAINCAAIPEELLESELFGYATGAFTGALKNGKIGLLETANKGTIFLDEIGEISLKFQAKLLQVLQDRSFFSVGGRELKRADVRIITATNRNLLEMVKSKQFREDLFYRLNVIDIQIPPLRKRKKDIPLLADHFLTKFNHKYKVSRSFSSNVKSAFEVFQWPGNIRQLENIIERLVITSDSVIRLPDLPSQLIPDDQSISIYEENSLDNILEETEKKMIIESYKIHKSSRKVAKDLGLSQTKANKLIRRYCKNDD; encoded by the coding sequence ATGAACAGTTATTCTAATCTTACAGATATACTAGAATTCGATAAAGAAGTATTATTAAACATTTTAAACTATTCTTCTGATGAAATTTATATTTTAAACCGAAATCTTGAAATCATTTATGTTAATAAAATGTGTGAACAACATTATGGTTTACGTCAAAACGAAATTATAGGAAAACATAATGATATTTTTTTAGAAAAAGGATATTGGACCCCTTCAATTATTCCAATTGTTTTGGAGAAAAATAACACAGTCACAATTAATCAAACAACTCATACTGGTAAAGAACTTGTCACGACAGCTATTCCAATCTTCAATCCTATTAGTAAAAACTTGGATTTCATTTTTATTACTTCTCGCGAAAAAAATTATATTTCTATTATTCATAATAGCACTCATGAACTTAGTTCGAGTGAACATTTGCATTCTAATGGATTTATAACATGTGATGACGCAATGACAAATATCATTGATTTTAGTAAAAAAATAGCCCCTGTTGATACAAATATTTTAATTCAAGGTGAATCTGGAACAGGAAAAGGAGTTCTCGCAAAATATATCCATGATTTAAGCAACCGGAAAAACGGTCCTTTTCTTGCTATCAACTGTGCAGCAATCCCAGAAGAGCTATTAGAATCAGAACTATTCGGTTATGCTACTGGTGCGTTTACAGGTGCTTTAAAAAATGGAAAAATTGGCTTGCTCGAAACTGCAAATAAAGGAACAATTTTCTTAGACGAAATCGGTGAAATATCCTTAAAATTTCAAGCAAAATTGCTCCAAGTACTACAAGATCGTAGCTTCTTTTCAGTAGGCGGTCGAGAATTAAAAAGGGCTGACGTTCGTATTATTACTGCGACGAACCGTAATCTATTGGAAATGGTAAAATCAAAGCAATTTAGAGAAGATCTATTTTATCGTTTAAATGTAATTGATATTCAAATTCCCCCACTTAGAAAAAGAAAAAAAGATATTCCTTTACTAGCCGATCATTTTTTAACTAAGTTCAATCATAAATACAAAGTTAGTCGATCATTTTCATCAAATGTAAAAAGCGCTTTTGAAGTATTTCAATGGCCAGGAAATATTAGGCAGCTTGAAAATATAATTGAGAGACTTGTTATTACTAGCGATTCAGTCATTCGATTGCCTGACCTACCATCTCAATTAATTCCTGATGATCAATCTATCTCAATCTATGAGGAGAATTCATTAGACAATATTTTAGAAGAAACAGAGAAAAAAATGATTATCGAATCTTATAAAATTCATAAGAGTTCTCGAAAAGTTGCCAAGGATCTTGGATTAAGTCAAACAAAAGCAAATAAATTAATTAGAAGATATTGTAAAAATGATGATTAA